In Alosa alosa isolate M-15738 ecotype Scorff River chromosome 23, AALO_Geno_1.1, whole genome shotgun sequence, a single window of DNA contains:
- the LOC125288230 gene encoding protein Shroom2-like isoform X2 encodes MKMVDIVTQTMPAENEVHVARNFLTKILRSSMRRNDPASRPHSWHSSKVAETQTQRIAQNTEPEPIWQSKYSISSSSNDVSKCWDPAKQHQAPNQLTTVQNMEAVDPCPLTDTSSVSLPPSKHLSAVDLSTGAGAGTLHKRDSPHATLSMSSNSLDPGSGGGLSKSQAASLECMFYRGGQSEAGGQPERPRYLQLPVVSGCGRVSPRLEEQVGSRYSSSSTSSCVATAAGGGGGSRANINPVWNVPEAKKPTAPSPPPPPPPLRSDSFAATKVHEKGLTAPGALPGPDGPSAHPQQKAPQGRSAVERLVKGTESQQQQQQQQQSVQSGERGGPDARLGFLASQRSEVLPPYLSAEDYNANQIPLSKPSSLSSSDGRQGLAGPDYQRQHSGESAHLSLHPKGSSASYTTTTAAATPKHHSVGGYYRSLQELPTNTCSRGQARTSTASLSSNALDQSSDRGGGGGHVRYYCYTPLQQPTLTTVTAALQGCVQGKPEAWRDEAGPVGTQRAMRNKYPAAQQAFNGYGNKQASGQTASESPSAGLNVWMARSSSDERERMTSGGGADGHHGNRYSHGQQQQLQSHREPPADPWVSQDCRKICPQQTPLLHSLSQENKLLTEKRSPPLTTTVPGPQDSPELGGGSGKQGRRSDRYATTLRNEIIIKRAQLQKSRSAAALSCPGEVDDEAKPSAWKSPETSTSSDGSFSNTYKDHLKEAQARVLQATSFKRKDLELPGSEGTPATAAMLARRDLSVAEILSGKAGAVAGGNHVSRIGSRKRFPMSKRVHSFSEPDKINEVGVEGKGLTLDSVGSFIDRRMFFEGVAKPTFSKPAPKTGPQSSPEELHISAKAKGPPSHEEPAGSKVIGSSPPQGHHAHRGHLREHHSRHHSGKEHGWPKQEPPLQQQSPPLPPLSRLGTFAEYEATWNMQRKQSEARSSGRYRSAENILEPSAEDGNEAVCIHERSRSSPSADFYEQKMPLPARKLYLDRPADTHTMGVLAERGLAESRGVRERPAQPDHFLPPSEAAASRTDLEKRDVSTIAAPPPDPRYHQPTPDPPPYPDHLRHVGVTAALEQPALPKKRGAAASALPQRLSPPRVDTPGPSVDMTVTSLRESSDLQTAGHSARGSSRSPGVGLVLPVPAMPTLASDATLKVSPCPEREVQAGSRLDEEWRALHQTALAALAPSLAHSPLPHPHTHPHGPASSPAALKGTAALTVPTTNATRSPSPQFAPQRLTDKPPAPTQDDLSSDKMGDASELSNVVKRVPVRIVHAETSLERKGRQYLLSNGAQGGPTTTTTTATTTTSPQSSFAPQEQSYSLFCAYSRQEEAEWEAHRGSSRPPQGTPGFPVAPTGATLNGQSRRSSLPAAATYAAMGDRSDDDVKREELARDIMGKDKSLADILDQSRMRTTMDLMGGIFPQGEQVLEGAQQRRRVAPKQTSPRAADESRRVEDDLATAVSVVSSSSYYSTSAPKAELLIKMKDMQEQMDEQDSEDELDYDLSSKKQELISSLSTKLQVLHEARESLQDDVQDNNALGQEVEATVQAVCKPNELDKFRMFIGDLDKVVSLLLSLSGRLARVENALNNLEEGASAEEKHALTEKRRLLIRQHEDAKELKENLDRRERLVYDILASYLSAERLADYEHFVKMKSALIIEQRKLEDKIKLGEEQLKCLRDSLPLEQRLMF; translated from the exons ATGAAAATGGTTGATATCGTAACGCAAACAATGCCTGCCGAGAACGAGGTGCACGTGGCCCGGAACTTTCTTACGAAGATTCTGAGAAGTTCCATGAG GAGGAATGATCCTGCCAGCAGACCACACTCCTGGCATTCATCCAAAGTGGCCGAGACCCAGACCCAGAGGATAGCACAGAACACCGAACCAGAACCTATATGGCAGTCCAAATACAGCATAAG ctcTTCCTCTAATGACGTGTCTAAATGTTGGGACCCTGCAAAGCAGCATCAGGCACCAAATCAACTCACCACAGTCCAGAACATGGAAGCTGTGGACCCCTGTCCACTGACCGACACGTCCAGTGTGTCGTTACCCCCCTCCAAGCACCTCAGCGCTGTCGACCTGTCCACAGGAGCCGGCGCAGGGACACTCCACAAGCGAGACTCCCCGCACGCGACCCTCTCCATGAGCTCCAACAGCCTGGACCCCGGCAGCGGCGGCGGCCTGTCCAAGAGCCAGGCGGCGTCCCTGGAGTGCATGTTCTACCGCGGCGGCCAGAGCGAGGCCGGGGGCCAGCCGGAGCGACCGCGCTACCTGCAGCTCCCCGTGGTCAGCGGCTGTGGTAGGGTCAGCCCGCGGCTGGAGGAGCAGGTGGGCTCCCGGTACTCCTCCTCATCGACTTCGTCCTGCGTCGCCACTGCcgctggaggagggggaggttcGAGGGCGAACATCAACCCTGTGTGGAACGTTCCGGAAGCCAAGAAGCCTACGGCTCCGTCTCcgccaccaccccctcccccgcTGCGCAGCGACAGCTTCGCCGCCACCAAAGTCCACGAGAAGGGCTTGACCGCGCCCGGGGCTCTCCCTGGACCAGACGGTCCCTCTGCTCACCCGCAGCAGAAGGCTCCCCAGGGCAGGTCCGCTGTCGAACGGCTGGTCAAGGGCACCgagagccagcagcagcagcagcagcagcagcagagtgtCCAGTCTGGGGAGAGAGGTGGGCCGGATGCTCGCCTTGGCTTCCTGGCGTCTCAGAGAAGCGAGGTGCTGCCCCCGTATCTCTCCGCCGAGGACTACAACGCCAACCAGATCCCCCTCAGCAAACCGAGCTCTCTGTCCAGCTCTGACGGACGGCAGGGCCTGGCTGGCCCTGACTACCAGCGGCAGCACAGCGGCGAGAGCGCTCACCTCAGCCTGCACCCCAAAGGCTCGTCGGCATCGTACACCACAACCACGGCCGCCGCCACTCCGAAGCACCACAGCGTCGGGGGATACTACCGCAGCCTGCAGGAGCTGCCAACCAACACGTGCAGCCGAGGACAGGCCAGAACCTCCACCGCGTCGCTGTCCAGCAACGCCCTGGACCAGAGCTCTGACCGCGGCGGAGGTGGAGGGCACGTGAGGTACTACTGCTACACACCTCTGCAGCAGCCGACACTGACCACAGTAACAGCAGCTCTGCAGGGATGTGTTCAGGGCAAGCCGGAGGCCTGGAGAGACGAGGCCGGTCCAGTCGGGACACAGAGGGCCATGAGGAACAAGTACCCCGCCGCCCAGCAGGCTTTTAACGGCTACGGCAACAAGCAGGCGAGCGGTCAGACGGCCTCGGAGAGTCCGTCCGCTGGGCTCAACGTGTGGATGGCGCGGTCGAGCTCGGACGAGCGGGAGCGGATGACCAGTGGGGGCGGGGCAGAcggtcaccatggcaacaggtATTCTCAcggtcagcagcagcagttgcAGTCGCACAGGGAGCCGCCGGCTGACCCGTGGGTGTCGCAGGACTGCCGTAAGATTTGCCCTCAGCAGACCCCTCTGCTCCACTCGCTGTCTCAGGAGAACAAGCTGCTGACCGAGAAACGATCGCCGCCCCTGACCACCACCGTTCCTGGTCCTCAAGACAGCCCAGAGCTGGGCGGTGGCAGCGGCAAGCAGGGTCGCCGGAGTGACCGCTACGCCACCACGCTGCGCAACGAGATTATCATCAAGCGGGCGCAGCTGCAGAAGAGCCGCAGCGCCGCCGCCCTGTCCTGTCCCGGGGAGGTGGACGACGAGGCCAAGCCCAGCGCCTGGAAGTCCCCCGAGACGTCCACTTCCTCCGACGGATCCTTCTCCAACACCTACAAGGACCACCTGAAGGAGGCGCAGGCGCGTGTGCTGCAGGCCACGTCCTTCAAACGGAAAGATCTAGAACTTCCTGGGAGCGAGGGCACGCCCGCCACCGCCGCCATGTTGGCGCGCCGAGATCTGAGCGTGGCTGAGATCCTGTCGGGTAAGGCCGGAGCTGTTGCCGGCGGCAACCACGTGTCACGCATCGGAAGCCGGAAGCGCTTCCCCATGAGCAAGCGCGTGCACTCGTTCTCCGAGCCGGACAAGATCAACGAGGTCGGTGTCGAGGGCAAAGGACTGACCTTGGACTCGGTCGGCTCGTTCATCGACCGGCGCATGTTCTTCGAGGGAGTCGCCAAGCCGACGTTTTCCAAACCTGCTCCTAAGACAGGACCTCAGAGCTCACCTGAGGAGCTCCACATCAGCGCAAAGGCCAAAGGGCCACCCTCACACGAGGAGCCCGCTGGGTCGAAGGTCATAGGGTCGTCCCCGCCACAAGGCCACCACGCCCACAGAGGCCACCTCAGGGAGCACCACTCCAGACATCACTCAGGAAAAGAGCATGGTTGGCCCAAGCAGGAGCCCCCTCTGCAGCAGCAGTCGCCGCCACTGCCCCCGCTGTCGCGGTTGGGCACGTTCGCCGAGTACGAGGCCACCTGGAACATGCAGCGGAAACAGTCTGAGGCCAGGAGCTCGGGCAGGTACCGCTCGGCTGAGAACATCCTGGAGCCATCAGCAGAGGACGGGAACGAGGCTGTGTGTATCCACGAGAGGTCCAGGTCATCCCCCTCTGCAGACTTCTACGAACAG AAAATGCCCCTGCCTGCCAGGAAACTCTATCTAGATCGGCCAGCTGACACCCACACCATGGG CGTGTTGGCCGAGAGGGGCCTGGCGGAGAGCAGGGGAGTACGAGAGCGTCCTGCCCAGCCTGACCACTTCCTGCCGCCCTCTGAGGCCGCGGCGTCCCGAACGGATCTCGAGAAGAGAGACGTGTCCACGATTGCTGCCCCCCCGCCGGACCCCCGGTACCACCAGCCTACGCCCGATCCCCCACCGTACCCTGACCACTTGCGCCACGTCGGGGTCACCGCCGCCCTCGAGCAGCCCGCCCTCCCCAAAAAGAGGGGCGCAGCAGCTTCAGCGTTACCCCAGAGGCTCTCCCCGCCCAGAGTGGACACTCCGGGGCCCTCTGTGGACATGACTGTGACCTCGCTGAGAGAGTCCAGTGACCTCCAGACTGCTGGTCATTCCGCGAGGGGCAGCAGCAGGTCTCCCGGGGTGGGGTTGGTACTGCCAGTGCCCGCTATGCCCACGCTGGCATCGGACGCCACACTGAAGGTGTCCCCGtgcccagagagagaggtgcaggcGGGCAGCCGACTGGACGAGGAGTGGAGGGCCCTGCACCAGACCGCCCTGGCTGCCTTGGCACCGTCTCTGGCAcattctcctcttcctcatccacaCACTCATCCTCACGGTCCTGCCTCCTCGCCCGCTGCCCTCAAGGGCACTGCTGCCCTAACGGTGCCCACTACCAATGCCACACGCTCACCCTCGCCACAGTTTGCCCCACAGAGACTGACCGACAAGCCCCCAGCACCCACACAGGATGACCTGTCCAG TGATAAGATGGGTGACGCCTCGGAGCTGAGTAACGTTGTGAAGAGAGTCCCCGTCAGGATCGTCCACGCTGAGACCAGTCTGGAGCGGAAGGGCCGCCAGTACCTCCTCAGCAACGGAGCTCAGGGTgggccaacaacaacaacaacaacagcgacaacaacaacaagcccTCAAAGCAGCTTCGCCCCCCAGGAGCAGTCCTACTCCCTCTTCTGTGCCTACTCACGGCAGGAGGAGGCGGAGTGGGAGGCGCACCGCGGCTCCTCCAGACCTCCTCAGGGGACCCCGGGCTTCCCTGTAGCCCCAACAGGGGCCACCCTGAACGGGCAGTCGAGAAGGAGCAGCCTGCCCGCCGCCGCCACCTACGCGGCGATGGGCGATCGCTCAGATGACGACGTGAAGAGAGAGGAGCTGGCCCGGGACATCATGGGCAAGGACAAGTCGCTGGCGGACATCTTGGACCAGAGCCGCATGCGGACCACCATGGACCTGATGGGGGGCATCTTCCCGCAGGGCGAGCAGGTGCTGGAGGGGGCACAGCAGCGCCGACGAGTCGCCCCCAAACAGACGTCGCCCCGCGCCGCAGACGAGAG caggagGGTGGAGGATGACCTGGCAACGGCGGTGTCCGTGGTGAGTAGCTCCTCCTACTACAGCACGTCAGCGCCCAAGGCGGAGCTCCTGATTAAGATGAAGGACATGCAGGAGCAGATGGACGAGCAGGACTCCGAGGACGAGCTCGACTATGACCTCTCCAGCAAGAAG caAGAGCTGATCAGCAGCCTGAGTACGAAGCTGCAGGTGCTGCACGAGGCGCGTGAGAGCCTCCAGGATGACGTGCAGGACAATAACGCGCTGGGCCAGGAGGTGGAGGCCACCGTGCAGGCCGTCTGCAAGCCCAACGAGCTGGACAAGTTCCGCATGTTCATCGGGGACCTGGACAAGGTGGTCAGCCTGCTGCTGTCCCTCTCCGGCAGGCTGGCCCGCGTGGAGAACGCCCTCAACAACCTGGAGGAGGGGGCCTCAGCTGAGGAGAAG cACGCCCTGACCGAGAAGCGCAGGCTGCTGATTCGTCAGCACGAGGATGCCAAGGAGCTGAAGGAGAACCTGGACCGGCGCGAGCGACTGGTCTACGACATCCTGGCCAGCTACCTGAGCGCCGAGCGTCTGGCCGACTACGAGCACTTCGTCAAGATGAAGTCGGCACTCATCATCGAGCAGCGCAAGCTGGAGGACAAGATCAAACTGGGAGAGGAACAACTCAAGTGTCTGAGAGACAGCCTGCCTCTGGAGCAGAGACTCatgttctga
- the LOC125288230 gene encoding protein Shroom2-like isoform X1, with protein sequence MKMVDIVTQTMPAENEVHVARNFLTKILRSSMRKNRFKGRNDPASRPHSWHSSKVAETQTQRIAQNTEPEPIWQSKYSISSSSNDVSKCWDPAKQHQAPNQLTTVQNMEAVDPCPLTDTSSVSLPPSKHLSAVDLSTGAGAGTLHKRDSPHATLSMSSNSLDPGSGGGLSKSQAASLECMFYRGGQSEAGGQPERPRYLQLPVVSGCGRVSPRLEEQVGSRYSSSSTSSCVATAAGGGGGSRANINPVWNVPEAKKPTAPSPPPPPPPLRSDSFAATKVHEKGLTAPGALPGPDGPSAHPQQKAPQGRSAVERLVKGTESQQQQQQQQQSVQSGERGGPDARLGFLASQRSEVLPPYLSAEDYNANQIPLSKPSSLSSSDGRQGLAGPDYQRQHSGESAHLSLHPKGSSASYTTTTAAATPKHHSVGGYYRSLQELPTNTCSRGQARTSTASLSSNALDQSSDRGGGGGHVRYYCYTPLQQPTLTTVTAALQGCVQGKPEAWRDEAGPVGTQRAMRNKYPAAQQAFNGYGNKQASGQTASESPSAGLNVWMARSSSDERERMTSGGGADGHHGNRYSHGQQQQLQSHREPPADPWVSQDCRKICPQQTPLLHSLSQENKLLTEKRSPPLTTTVPGPQDSPELGGGSGKQGRRSDRYATTLRNEIIIKRAQLQKSRSAAALSCPGEVDDEAKPSAWKSPETSTSSDGSFSNTYKDHLKEAQARVLQATSFKRKDLELPGSEGTPATAAMLARRDLSVAEILSGKAGAVAGGNHVSRIGSRKRFPMSKRVHSFSEPDKINEVGVEGKGLTLDSVGSFIDRRMFFEGVAKPTFSKPAPKTGPQSSPEELHISAKAKGPPSHEEPAGSKVIGSSPPQGHHAHRGHLREHHSRHHSGKEHGWPKQEPPLQQQSPPLPPLSRLGTFAEYEATWNMQRKQSEARSSGRYRSAENILEPSAEDGNEAVCIHERSRSSPSADFYEQKMPLPARKLYLDRPADTHTMGVLAERGLAESRGVRERPAQPDHFLPPSEAAASRTDLEKRDVSTIAAPPPDPRYHQPTPDPPPYPDHLRHVGVTAALEQPALPKKRGAAASALPQRLSPPRVDTPGPSVDMTVTSLRESSDLQTAGHSARGSSRSPGVGLVLPVPAMPTLASDATLKVSPCPEREVQAGSRLDEEWRALHQTALAALAPSLAHSPLPHPHTHPHGPASSPAALKGTAALTVPTTNATRSPSPQFAPQRLTDKPPAPTQDDLSSDKMGDASELSNVVKRVPVRIVHAETSLERKGRQYLLSNGAQGGPTTTTTTATTTTSPQSSFAPQEQSYSLFCAYSRQEEAEWEAHRGSSRPPQGTPGFPVAPTGATLNGQSRRSSLPAAATYAAMGDRSDDDVKREELARDIMGKDKSLADILDQSRMRTTMDLMGGIFPQGEQVLEGAQQRRRVAPKQTSPRAADESRRVEDDLATAVSVVSSSSYYSTSAPKAELLIKMKDMQEQMDEQDSEDELDYDLSSKKQELISSLSTKLQVLHEARESLQDDVQDNNALGQEVEATVQAVCKPNELDKFRMFIGDLDKVVSLLLSLSGRLARVENALNNLEEGASAEEKHALTEKRRLLIRQHEDAKELKENLDRRERLVYDILASYLSAERLADYEHFVKMKSALIIEQRKLEDKIKLGEEQLKCLRDSLPLEQRLMF encoded by the exons ATGAAAATGGTTGATATCGTAACGCAAACAATGCCTGCCGAGAACGAGGTGCACGTGGCCCGGAACTTTCTTACGAAGATTCTGAGAAGTTCCATGAG GAAGAACCGCTTCAAAGG GAGGAATGATCCTGCCAGCAGACCACACTCCTGGCATTCATCCAAAGTGGCCGAGACCCAGACCCAGAGGATAGCACAGAACACCGAACCAGAACCTATATGGCAGTCCAAATACAGCATAAG ctcTTCCTCTAATGACGTGTCTAAATGTTGGGACCCTGCAAAGCAGCATCAGGCACCAAATCAACTCACCACAGTCCAGAACATGGAAGCTGTGGACCCCTGTCCACTGACCGACACGTCCAGTGTGTCGTTACCCCCCTCCAAGCACCTCAGCGCTGTCGACCTGTCCACAGGAGCCGGCGCAGGGACACTCCACAAGCGAGACTCCCCGCACGCGACCCTCTCCATGAGCTCCAACAGCCTGGACCCCGGCAGCGGCGGCGGCCTGTCCAAGAGCCAGGCGGCGTCCCTGGAGTGCATGTTCTACCGCGGCGGCCAGAGCGAGGCCGGGGGCCAGCCGGAGCGACCGCGCTACCTGCAGCTCCCCGTGGTCAGCGGCTGTGGTAGGGTCAGCCCGCGGCTGGAGGAGCAGGTGGGCTCCCGGTACTCCTCCTCATCGACTTCGTCCTGCGTCGCCACTGCcgctggaggagggggaggttcGAGGGCGAACATCAACCCTGTGTGGAACGTTCCGGAAGCCAAGAAGCCTACGGCTCCGTCTCcgccaccaccccctcccccgcTGCGCAGCGACAGCTTCGCCGCCACCAAAGTCCACGAGAAGGGCTTGACCGCGCCCGGGGCTCTCCCTGGACCAGACGGTCCCTCTGCTCACCCGCAGCAGAAGGCTCCCCAGGGCAGGTCCGCTGTCGAACGGCTGGTCAAGGGCACCgagagccagcagcagcagcagcagcagcagcagagtgtCCAGTCTGGGGAGAGAGGTGGGCCGGATGCTCGCCTTGGCTTCCTGGCGTCTCAGAGAAGCGAGGTGCTGCCCCCGTATCTCTCCGCCGAGGACTACAACGCCAACCAGATCCCCCTCAGCAAACCGAGCTCTCTGTCCAGCTCTGACGGACGGCAGGGCCTGGCTGGCCCTGACTACCAGCGGCAGCACAGCGGCGAGAGCGCTCACCTCAGCCTGCACCCCAAAGGCTCGTCGGCATCGTACACCACAACCACGGCCGCCGCCACTCCGAAGCACCACAGCGTCGGGGGATACTACCGCAGCCTGCAGGAGCTGCCAACCAACACGTGCAGCCGAGGACAGGCCAGAACCTCCACCGCGTCGCTGTCCAGCAACGCCCTGGACCAGAGCTCTGACCGCGGCGGAGGTGGAGGGCACGTGAGGTACTACTGCTACACACCTCTGCAGCAGCCGACACTGACCACAGTAACAGCAGCTCTGCAGGGATGTGTTCAGGGCAAGCCGGAGGCCTGGAGAGACGAGGCCGGTCCAGTCGGGACACAGAGGGCCATGAGGAACAAGTACCCCGCCGCCCAGCAGGCTTTTAACGGCTACGGCAACAAGCAGGCGAGCGGTCAGACGGCCTCGGAGAGTCCGTCCGCTGGGCTCAACGTGTGGATGGCGCGGTCGAGCTCGGACGAGCGGGAGCGGATGACCAGTGGGGGCGGGGCAGAcggtcaccatggcaacaggtATTCTCAcggtcagcagcagcagttgcAGTCGCACAGGGAGCCGCCGGCTGACCCGTGGGTGTCGCAGGACTGCCGTAAGATTTGCCCTCAGCAGACCCCTCTGCTCCACTCGCTGTCTCAGGAGAACAAGCTGCTGACCGAGAAACGATCGCCGCCCCTGACCACCACCGTTCCTGGTCCTCAAGACAGCCCAGAGCTGGGCGGTGGCAGCGGCAAGCAGGGTCGCCGGAGTGACCGCTACGCCACCACGCTGCGCAACGAGATTATCATCAAGCGGGCGCAGCTGCAGAAGAGCCGCAGCGCCGCCGCCCTGTCCTGTCCCGGGGAGGTGGACGACGAGGCCAAGCCCAGCGCCTGGAAGTCCCCCGAGACGTCCACTTCCTCCGACGGATCCTTCTCCAACACCTACAAGGACCACCTGAAGGAGGCGCAGGCGCGTGTGCTGCAGGCCACGTCCTTCAAACGGAAAGATCTAGAACTTCCTGGGAGCGAGGGCACGCCCGCCACCGCCGCCATGTTGGCGCGCCGAGATCTGAGCGTGGCTGAGATCCTGTCGGGTAAGGCCGGAGCTGTTGCCGGCGGCAACCACGTGTCACGCATCGGAAGCCGGAAGCGCTTCCCCATGAGCAAGCGCGTGCACTCGTTCTCCGAGCCGGACAAGATCAACGAGGTCGGTGTCGAGGGCAAAGGACTGACCTTGGACTCGGTCGGCTCGTTCATCGACCGGCGCATGTTCTTCGAGGGAGTCGCCAAGCCGACGTTTTCCAAACCTGCTCCTAAGACAGGACCTCAGAGCTCACCTGAGGAGCTCCACATCAGCGCAAAGGCCAAAGGGCCACCCTCACACGAGGAGCCCGCTGGGTCGAAGGTCATAGGGTCGTCCCCGCCACAAGGCCACCACGCCCACAGAGGCCACCTCAGGGAGCACCACTCCAGACATCACTCAGGAAAAGAGCATGGTTGGCCCAAGCAGGAGCCCCCTCTGCAGCAGCAGTCGCCGCCACTGCCCCCGCTGTCGCGGTTGGGCACGTTCGCCGAGTACGAGGCCACCTGGAACATGCAGCGGAAACAGTCTGAGGCCAGGAGCTCGGGCAGGTACCGCTCGGCTGAGAACATCCTGGAGCCATCAGCAGAGGACGGGAACGAGGCTGTGTGTATCCACGAGAGGTCCAGGTCATCCCCCTCTGCAGACTTCTACGAACAG AAAATGCCCCTGCCTGCCAGGAAACTCTATCTAGATCGGCCAGCTGACACCCACACCATGGG CGTGTTGGCCGAGAGGGGCCTGGCGGAGAGCAGGGGAGTACGAGAGCGTCCTGCCCAGCCTGACCACTTCCTGCCGCCCTCTGAGGCCGCGGCGTCCCGAACGGATCTCGAGAAGAGAGACGTGTCCACGATTGCTGCCCCCCCGCCGGACCCCCGGTACCACCAGCCTACGCCCGATCCCCCACCGTACCCTGACCACTTGCGCCACGTCGGGGTCACCGCCGCCCTCGAGCAGCCCGCCCTCCCCAAAAAGAGGGGCGCAGCAGCTTCAGCGTTACCCCAGAGGCTCTCCCCGCCCAGAGTGGACACTCCGGGGCCCTCTGTGGACATGACTGTGACCTCGCTGAGAGAGTCCAGTGACCTCCAGACTGCTGGTCATTCCGCGAGGGGCAGCAGCAGGTCTCCCGGGGTGGGGTTGGTACTGCCAGTGCCCGCTATGCCCACGCTGGCATCGGACGCCACACTGAAGGTGTCCCCGtgcccagagagagaggtgcaggcGGGCAGCCGACTGGACGAGGAGTGGAGGGCCCTGCACCAGACCGCCCTGGCTGCCTTGGCACCGTCTCTGGCAcattctcctcttcctcatccacaCACTCATCCTCACGGTCCTGCCTCCTCGCCCGCTGCCCTCAAGGGCACTGCTGCCCTAACGGTGCCCACTACCAATGCCACACGCTCACCCTCGCCACAGTTTGCCCCACAGAGACTGACCGACAAGCCCCCAGCACCCACACAGGATGACCTGTCCAG TGATAAGATGGGTGACGCCTCGGAGCTGAGTAACGTTGTGAAGAGAGTCCCCGTCAGGATCGTCCACGCTGAGACCAGTCTGGAGCGGAAGGGCCGCCAGTACCTCCTCAGCAACGGAGCTCAGGGTgggccaacaacaacaacaacaacagcgacaacaacaacaagcccTCAAAGCAGCTTCGCCCCCCAGGAGCAGTCCTACTCCCTCTTCTGTGCCTACTCACGGCAGGAGGAGGCGGAGTGGGAGGCGCACCGCGGCTCCTCCAGACCTCCTCAGGGGACCCCGGGCTTCCCTGTAGCCCCAACAGGGGCCACCCTGAACGGGCAGTCGAGAAGGAGCAGCCTGCCCGCCGCCGCCACCTACGCGGCGATGGGCGATCGCTCAGATGACGACGTGAAGAGAGAGGAGCTGGCCCGGGACATCATGGGCAAGGACAAGTCGCTGGCGGACATCTTGGACCAGAGCCGCATGCGGACCACCATGGACCTGATGGGGGGCATCTTCCCGCAGGGCGAGCAGGTGCTGGAGGGGGCACAGCAGCGCCGACGAGTCGCCCCCAAACAGACGTCGCCCCGCGCCGCAGACGAGAG caggagGGTGGAGGATGACCTGGCAACGGCGGTGTCCGTGGTGAGTAGCTCCTCCTACTACAGCACGTCAGCGCCCAAGGCGGAGCTCCTGATTAAGATGAAGGACATGCAGGAGCAGATGGACGAGCAGGACTCCGAGGACGAGCTCGACTATGACCTCTCCAGCAAGAAG caAGAGCTGATCAGCAGCCTGAGTACGAAGCTGCAGGTGCTGCACGAGGCGCGTGAGAGCCTCCAGGATGACGTGCAGGACAATAACGCGCTGGGCCAGGAGGTGGAGGCCACCGTGCAGGCCGTCTGCAAGCCCAACGAGCTGGACAAGTTCCGCATGTTCATCGGGGACCTGGACAAGGTGGTCAGCCTGCTGCTGTCCCTCTCCGGCAGGCTGGCCCGCGTGGAGAACGCCCTCAACAACCTGGAGGAGGGGGCCTCAGCTGAGGAGAAG cACGCCCTGACCGAGAAGCGCAGGCTGCTGATTCGTCAGCACGAGGATGCCAAGGAGCTGAAGGAGAACCTGGACCGGCGCGAGCGACTGGTCTACGACATCCTGGCCAGCTACCTGAGCGCCGAGCGTCTGGCCGACTACGAGCACTTCGTCAAGATGAAGTCGGCACTCATCATCGAGCAGCGCAAGCTGGAGGACAAGATCAAACTGGGAGAGGAACAACTCAAGTGTCTGAGAGACAGCCTGCCTCTGGAGCAGAGACTCatgttctga